In the Azospirillum ramasamyi genome, one interval contains:
- a CDS encoding ATP-grasp domain-containing protein yields the protein MDRGQSGAFKKQALACVMGSMNLLRPIGLAGARCVAVAPPDGPTVHSRFTETTLPWNDFSEDADGLVGKLLRFGAAQDEPPVLFYEEDTQLLIVSRHRNLLAQHFHFIAADAELVEDLVDKVRFQALAERLALPVPATRRLSPAIGPTPPDLDLCFPLIVKPATRDRNWSDIGMAGKAHQIDSPAALRELWPCLAETGQDFLAQELIPGPESRIESYHVYVDRRGDIAGEFTGRKIRTYPQAYGHTTALTITDEADVRTLGRSLTERLDLRGVAKFDFKRGPDGRLHLLEVNPRFNLWHLPGALAGVNLPALVYADLAGLPRPAVSRARPGVCWCHAPNDFIAARASGVPLSEWLPWLIRCKAKSTMAFDDPLPPLWMLVRAVRRRFGGRAAHPLPVDQVRKG from the coding sequence CGCCGGACGGTCCGACCGTCCATTCGCGCTTCACCGAGACGACCTTGCCCTGGAATGATTTCTCGGAGGATGCCGACGGTCTGGTCGGGAAGCTGCTGCGGTTCGGCGCGGCGCAAGACGAACCGCCCGTGCTTTTCTACGAGGAGGACACCCAGCTTCTGATCGTTTCGCGCCATCGCAACCTGTTGGCGCAGCATTTCCATTTCATTGCCGCCGACGCGGAGTTGGTCGAGGATCTCGTCGATAAGGTACGGTTCCAGGCGCTGGCGGAGCGGCTGGCCCTGCCGGTGCCGGCGACGCGGCGGCTGAGCCCGGCCATCGGCCCGACGCCGCCCGACCTCGATCTGTGCTTTCCGCTGATCGTCAAGCCGGCGACGCGCGACCGGAACTGGAGCGACATCGGCATGGCGGGCAAGGCGCACCAGATCGACAGCCCGGCGGCGTTGCGGGAACTCTGGCCGTGTCTGGCGGAAACGGGTCAGGACTTTCTGGCCCAGGAGCTGATTCCAGGCCCGGAATCGCGCATCGAAAGCTATCACGTCTATGTGGACCGGAGGGGCGACATCGCCGGCGAATTCACCGGACGGAAGATCCGCACCTATCCGCAAGCCTATGGGCACACCACCGCCCTGACGATCACCGACGAGGCGGATGTCCGGACGCTCGGCCGTTCCCTGACCGAGCGGCTGGATCTGCGCGGCGTCGCCAAGTTCGATTTCAAGCGCGGGCCAGACGGCCGGCTCCACCTGCTGGAGGTCAACCCCCGCTTCAACCTCTGGCACCTGCCGGGCGCCTTGGCCGGGGTCAACCTGCCGGCGCTGGTCTATGCCGATCTTGCCGGGCTGCCACGGCCGGCGGTCTCGCGCGCGCGGCCGGGCGTGTGCTGGTGCCATGCGCCCAACGACTTCATTGCCGCCCGAGCCTCCGGCGTGCCGCTGTCGGAGTGGCTGCCGTGGCTGATCCGGTGCAAGGCCAAATCGACAATGGCGTTCGACGACCCGCTGCCGCCGCTGTGGATGCTGGTCCGCGCGGTCCGGCGCCGCTTCGGCGGGCGGGCGGCGCACCCGCTGCCCGTCGACCAAGTGAGGAAGGGATGA
- a CDS encoding DegT/DnrJ/EryC1/StrS family aminotransferase — translation MTTVATRQRVPFVNLGRQLEQLRPDLIAAFEMVLDSRAFIKGPHVAAFEAAFAEAVGVPHAVGCANGTAAVSLALQAAGIGPGDEVVVPSLTFFATGEAVCHVGATPVFCDIDPDSYTIDPRALERCLTPRTRAMVPVHLYGTPCDMDSLLAIAADHDLAVIEDCAQAHFATYRGRMVGGIGTAGSFSFFPGKNLGALGDAGMVVTSDEDLARSVGKLADHGRLSKYEHDVIGYNQRLDGLQAALLSVKLPHLADWTARRRRVARLYDARLRPAGIKTITPPPGADPVHHLYVIEVDDRPAVAARLAGMGVETGVHYPCPLHRQPAFRSLHGDRSLPHAERAAARVLSLPICGEITDDEAEYVCDRVLEVVRS, via the coding sequence ATGACCACGGTCGCCACGCGGCAACGCGTTCCCTTCGTCAATCTCGGGCGGCAGCTGGAGCAACTGCGGCCCGACCTGATCGCCGCCTTCGAGATGGTGCTCGACAGCCGGGCCTTCATCAAGGGGCCACATGTGGCTGCGTTCGAGGCCGCCTTCGCCGAAGCCGTCGGCGTTCCCCATGCCGTCGGCTGCGCCAACGGCACAGCGGCGGTGTCGCTGGCGCTGCAGGCGGCGGGCATCGGCCCCGGCGACGAGGTGGTGGTGCCGTCCCTCACCTTCTTCGCCACGGGCGAGGCGGTCTGCCACGTCGGCGCCACCCCGGTCTTCTGCGACATCGATCCGGACAGCTACACCATCGATCCGCGCGCCCTGGAACGCTGCCTGACCCCGCGCACGCGCGCGATGGTTCCGGTGCATCTCTACGGCACGCCCTGCGACATGGATTCGCTGCTGGCCATCGCGGCCGACCATGATCTGGCCGTCATCGAGGATTGCGCGCAGGCGCATTTCGCAACCTATCGCGGGCGGATGGTGGGGGGCATCGGCACCGCCGGCAGCTTCAGCTTCTTCCCCGGCAAGAATCTGGGGGCGCTGGGCGACGCCGGAATGGTCGTGACGTCGGACGAGGATTTGGCGCGCAGCGTCGGCAAGCTCGCCGACCATGGACGGCTGTCGAAGTACGAACACGACGTGATCGGCTACAACCAGCGGCTCGACGGGCTGCAAGCGGCGCTGCTGAGCGTCAAGCTGCCGCATCTGGCGGACTGGACCGCGCGGCGCCGGCGGGTGGCCCGCCTTTACGACGCGCGGTTGCGCCCCGCCGGCATCAAGACCATCACGCCGCCGCCGGGCGCCGATCCGGTCCATCACCTGTACGTCATCGAGGTGGACGACCGCCCCGCCGTGGCGGCGCGGCTGGCCGGGATGGGCGTGGAGACCGGGGTGCATTACCCATGCCCGCTGCATCGGCAACCGGCCTTTCGCTCGCTGCACGGGGATAGAAGCCTGCCGCACGCGGAACGGGCGGCGGCGCGGGTTCTCAGCCTGCCGATCTGCGGCGAAATCACCGACGACGAGGCGGAGTATGTCTGCGACCGCGTGCTGGAGGTCGTCCGCTCCTGA
- a CDS encoding metallophosphoesterase family protein codes for MRIAILSDIHANEEALRATLLAIEAEAVDRILCLGDIVGYNTNPAECAALLRRAGALCVAGNHDRAATGQIGTEGFGLTAARAIAWTRRRLDGDLRDFLAGLPLKLGIDGRIVAVHGALHPDLGCELVRLDNDERRLLSFEALAAHPSGARICAYGHTHRAELHEYRDGQIRRLSGDEIALRHDAYYLLNPGTVGEPRIGDPRASFVVLDLADHRVSFRRVAYDRSVAVGKTRKAGLAPPLIFLPEPVRAALKRSLRAFRLHGAAREALRRLRP; via the coding sequence ATGAGGATCGCGATCCTTTCCGACATCCACGCCAACGAAGAGGCATTGCGCGCGACCCTGCTGGCGATCGAGGCGGAGGCGGTGGACCGCATCCTGTGCCTTGGCGACATCGTCGGCTACAACACCAACCCGGCCGAATGCGCCGCCCTGCTGCGGCGGGCCGGCGCACTCTGCGTCGCCGGCAACCATGACCGGGCGGCCACCGGGCAGATCGGGACCGAAGGGTTCGGCCTGACCGCCGCCCGTGCGATCGCCTGGACGCGACGGCGGCTGGACGGCGACCTCCGCGACTTCCTGGCCGGTCTGCCGCTGAAACTCGGCATCGACGGGCGGATCGTGGCAGTGCATGGCGCGCTCCATCCCGACCTCGGGTGCGAGTTGGTGCGCCTCGACAACGACGAGCGACGGCTGTTGAGCTTCGAGGCGTTGGCCGCCCATCCGTCCGGCGCGCGGATCTGCGCCTATGGGCATACCCACCGCGCCGAGCTCCATGAATACCGCGATGGCCAAATCCGGCGCCTGTCCGGCGACGAGATCGCGCTGCGCCACGATGCGTATTATCTGCTCAATCCCGGCACGGTCGGAGAACCGCGCATCGGCGATCCCCGCGCGAGCTTCGTCGTTCTGGACCTGGCGGACCATCGCGTATCGTTCCGCCGCGTCGCCTATGACCGGTCGGTGGCGGTCGGAAAAACGCGGAAGGCCGGGCTGGCTCCTCCGCTGATCTTCCTTCCCGAGCCCGTCCGCGCGGCTCTGAAACGGAGCCTGCGCGCCTTCCGCCTGCACGGCGCCGCACGGGAAGCGCTTCGCCGCCTGCGCCCCTGA